Proteins from a genomic interval of Zingiber officinale cultivar Zhangliang chromosome 1B, Zo_v1.1, whole genome shotgun sequence:
- the LOC122020666 gene encoding alpha-humulene 10-hydroxylase-like, whose amino-acid sequence MAMEADFLFSPFFITLFLGFSIAVLLLVLRRPRSGVHDKSHGKVLAPLPPGPPKLPLIGNIHQLAGANPHRTLRSLARTHGPLILLRLGQVDLVVASSVEAVEEIIKRHDLNFASRPTDLTFVNILTYDGLSVAMAAYGGYWKQMRKIYATELLNSRRVKSFAAIREDMIRKLTAEIAGKASAQTPLDLGAMVMSMSNAVVVRTAFGERCKQQAEFLQLVKESVSLVTSFAAADMYPSLKFLDTLTGLKSKLKRTRDKLDRVFDEIIAQRQAARAADHETTNQGDRIIDVLLRLKDEGGLEFPITTESIKAVVLEIFAGGTETSSTTIEWAMSELVKNPETMEKAQREIREAMRGKNKLEESDISKFGYLKLVIKETLRLHPPGPLLLPRVCTNTCEVMGYRVPAGARVLINAFALARDESYWGADAESFKPERFENGSVDFRGFNLEFLPFGVGRRICPGMTFGLSAVEVGLAHLLFHFDWKLPHGMKTEDLDMMEISGTSAPRKTPLVVLADLAIPLP is encoded by the exons ATGGCCATGGAAGCTGATTTCCTCTTCTCCCCTTTCTTCATCACCCTCTTCCTCGGCTTCTCCATAGCAGTTCTGCTACTAGTGCTCAGGAGACCAAGGAGTGGAGTTCATGACAAATCACATGGAAAAGTACTAGCTCCTCTGCCACCCGGCCCTCCCAAACTTCCCCTCATCGGAAACATCCACCAACTCGCCGGCGCCAACCCTCACCGTACTCTGCGCAGCCTCGCTCGAACTCACGGCCCGCTCATACTGCTCCGCCTCGGCCAGGTCGACTTGGTCGTCGCTTCGTCCGTGGAGGCCGTGGAGGAGATCATCAAGCGTCATGACCTCAACTTCGCCAGCCGGCCGACCGACTTGACCTTCGTCAACATACTGACCTACGACGGGCTCAGCGTCGCCATGGCCGCCTACGGCGGATATTGGAAGCAGATGAGGAAGATCTACGCCACGGAGCTGCTCAACTCCCGGCGCGTCAAGTCCTTCGCCGCCATCCGCGAGGATATGATCCGTAAGCTGACGGCGGAGATCGCCGGCAAGGCGTCGGCCCAAACGCCTCTCGATCTCGGCGCGATGGTGATGTCCATGAGCAACGCGGTGGTGGTGAGAACGGCGTTCGGTGAAAGGTGCAAACAACAAGCCGAGTTCTTGCAGCTGGTGAAGGAGTCGGTGAGCCTGGTGACCAGCTTCGCGGCGGCTGACATGTACCCGTCCCTCAAATTCTTGGACACTCTCACCGGATTGAAGTCCAAGTTAAAGCGTACTCGGGATAAGCTAGACAGAGTGTTCGATGAAATCATCGCACAGCGTCAGGCTGCACGAGCTGCTGATCATGAAACCACAAATCAGGGGGATCGAATCATCGACGTACTTCTCAGGCTTAAAGACGAAGGCGGATTAGAATTTCCCATCACAACCGAAAGCATCAAGGCCGTTGTCTTG GAAATATTTGCTGGAGGAACAGAGACATCATCGACGACGATCGAATGGGCCATGTCAGAGCTGGTGAAGAACCCTGAGACGATGGAGAAGGCCCAGCGAGAGATAAGGGAGGCCATGCGAGGGAAGAATAAGCTGGAAGAGAGCGACATATCCAAGTTCGGCTACCTCAAATTGGTCATCAAAGAGACGCTGAGGCTCCATCCTCCGGGCCCTCTGTTGCTCCCGAGAGTATGCACAAACACTTGCGAGGTCATGGGGTATCGAGTGCCGGCAGGAGCCCGAGTCCTGATCAATGCATTCGCGTTGGCAAGAGATGAGTCCTATTGGGGCGCCGATGCCGAAAGCTTCAAGCCGGAGAGATTTGAGAACGGCTCAGTCGACTTCAGGGGCTTCAACTTGGAGTTCTTGCCATTTGGCGTAGGTCGAAGGATATGCCCCGGCATGACCTTCGGGCTATCGGCGGTGGAAGTTGGGTTGGCTCACCTCCTCTTCCACTTCGACTGGAAGCTTCCCCATGGCATGAAGACGGAGGATTTGGACATGATGGAGATTTCCGGGACGAGCGCACCCAGGAAAACTCCTCTCGTTGTGCTTGCCGATCTCGCCATTCCTCTGCCATAG